Proteins co-encoded in one Apis mellifera strain DH4 linkage group LG15, Amel_HAv3.1, whole genome shotgun sequence genomic window:
- the LOC102654708 gene encoding transcription initiation protein SPT3 homolog isoform X2, with protein sequence MTEPSFSKPTNDSPFFRNEPVNYTTEIRQMMHGFGDSSEPLIESAKIVEEVVLQQMRTIIKKACEVSERRGNSKKNTCVSAEDLIFLLRKNKVKLQRLIKYLDLKQFKASIHKTIDSDLPEDILENENLNGSKNKGPLYSFLNEINNTGELLEDASTIDEVKQQRCVRAEIMTRSMDEARYLKFSKARNASFANKNRHKFSDWIASESDVTISKQAYTILGYLAYETVAQIVDFALLVRQDQNKIFGDAIDRLRLSYVNPYTYKPYYHGKVAVTKPITPAEIIEALRRYWSPQLDMTGPFNRWSMKKSHLKLLSC encoded by the exons atgaccGAACCATCATTTAGTAAACCAACAAATGATTCAccattttttcgaaacgaacctGTAAATTATACGACcg aaattcgtCAAATGATGCATGGATTTGGAGATAGTAGTGAACCACTAATTGAATCTGCGAAAATTGTAGAAGAAGTTGTTTTGCAACAAATGAgaacaataataaagaaagcTTGCGAAGTTTCTGAAAGACgaggaaattcgaaaaaaaatacttgtgTTTCCGCAGaagatctaatttttttattacgtaaaAACAAAGTAAAATTGCAGcgacttataaaatatttag atttaaaacaatttaaagctTCTATACACAAAACTATAGATAGTGATTTACCTGaagatattttggaaaatgaaaatttaaatggatCCAAAAATAAAGGACCACTTTATAGTtttcttaatgaaattaacaaCACTGGTGAACTTCTTGAAGATGCATCTACTATAGATGAAGTTAAACAACAAAGATGTGTTCGTGCTGAAATTATGACAAGATCTATGGATGAAgctagatatttaaaatttagtaaagCACGTAATGCatcatttgcaaataaaaatcgacACAAATTTAGTGATTGGATAGCATCAGAAA gtGATGTAACAATATCAAAACAAGCATATACAATTTTGGGTTATTTAGCATATGAAACAGTAGCACAAATTGTAGATTTTGCATTATTAGTAAGAcaagatcaaaataaaatatttggagaTGCAATAGATCGACTAAGACTTAGTTATGTTAATCCTTATACTTATAAACCATATTATCATGGGAAG GTAGCTGTAACAAAACCAATAACACCTGCTGAAATAATTGAAGCTCTCAGACGATATTGGTCTCCTCAGTTGGATATGACTGGTCCATTTAATCGTTGGTCTATGAAAAAATCACATTTAAAACTTCTATCAtgttaa
- the LOC411827 gene encoding protein roadkill isoform X6 produces the protein MAVSRVPSPPPPEVNTPVAENWCYTQVKVVKFSYMWTINNFSFCREEMGEVLKSSTFSAGANDKLKWCLRVNPKGLDEESKDYLSLYLLLVSCNKSEVRAKFKFSILNAKREETKAMESQRAYRFVQGKDWGFKKFIRRDFLLDEANGLLPDDKLTIFCEVYTFVSVVADSVNISGQSNTIQFKVPECRLPDDLGLLFENQKFSDVTLTVCGREFQAHKAILAARSPVFSAMFEHEMEERKQNRVDITDVDHEVLREMLRFIYTGKAANLEKMADDLLAAADKYALERLKVMCEEALCTSLAIENAADILILADLHSADQLKAQAIDFINTHATDVMDTAGFKSMVNSHPHLIAEAFRALATQQIPPIGPPRKRVKQS, from the exons ATGGCAGTAAGCCGTGTACCAAGCCCTCCACCACCGGAAGTGAACACCCCCGTGGCCGAAAATTGGTGTTACACGCAG GTGAAGGTGGTTAAGTTCAGCTACATGTGGACGATAAATAACTTCAGCTTTTGCCGGGAGGAAATGGGAGAAGTACTAAAGTCGTCCACCTTCTCAGCAGGGGccaacgataaattaaaatg GTGCCTAAGAGTGAATCCTAAGGGTCTGGATGAGGAGAGCAAAGACTATCTGTCGCTATATCTCCTTCTCGTTTCGTGCAACAAATCCGAAGTCAGAGCaaagttcaaattttctattcttaatGCCAAAAGAGAAGAAACCAAAGCAATGG AGAGCCAACGTGCTTATAGGTTCGTCCAAGGTAAAGATTGGGGTTTTAAGAAGTTCATTAGGAGAGACTTCTTGTTGGATGAGGCCAATGGACTCTTGCCCGACGATAAACTCACGATATTCTGTGAGGTATATACCTTT GTCAGCGTAGTGGCAGATAGCGTGAATATTTCCGGACAAAGTAATACTATACAATTCAAAGTTCCAGAATGTCGATTACCCGATGATCTAGgacttttattcgaaaaccAAAAATTCAGCGATGTCACGTTGACGGTATGCGGGAGAGAGTTTCAAGCGCACAAAGCTATTCTCGCgg CACGAAGTCCTGTTTTCTCGGCGATGTTCGAGCACGAGATGGAGGAAAGGAAACAAAATCGCGTGGACATCACCGACGTAGACCACGAAGTGTTACGAGAAATGTTACGATTCATATATACGGGAAAGGCAGCAAATTTGGAAAAGATGGCGGACGATTTACTAGCCGCGGCGGACAAATACGCATTAGAAAGGTTGAAAGTTATGTGCGAGGAAGCGTTATGCACAAGTTTAGCAATCGAGAACGCAGCTGACATTCTTATTCTTGCTGATCTTCATAGTGCTGATCAACTTAAGGCACAAGCCATAGATTTTATTAACac ACATGCGACAGACGTAATGGACACAGCAGGTTTTAAATCGATGGTGAACTCTCATCCGCACCTGATAGCGGAAGCGTTTCGGGCATTAGCCACTCAACAAATTCCACCGATCGGACCGCCCAGGAAGCGGGTGAAACAAAGCTGA
- the LOC411827 gene encoding speckle-type POZ protein isoform X3 encodes MCPVGFSVGDKAFFPDLDTLLATPTGPGLSHVRMALARLAVSDCAPQTSRVSSNLHSSSSMAVSRVPSPPPPEVNTPVAENWCYTQVKVVKFSYMWTINNFSFCREEMGEVLKSSTFSAGANDKLKWCLRVNPKGLDEESKDYLSLYLLLVSCNKSEVRAKFKFSILNAKREETKAMESQRAYRFVQGKDWGFKKFIRRDFLLDEANGLLPDDKLTIFCEVYTFVSVVADSVNISGQSNTIQFKVPECRLPDDLGLLFENQKFSDVTLTVCGREFQAHKAILAARSPVFSAMFEHEMEERKQNRVDITDVDHEVLREMLRFIYTGKAANLEKMADDLLAAADKYALERLKVMCEEALCTSLAIENAADILILADLHSADQLKAQAIDFINTHATDVMDTAGFKSMVNSHPHLIAEAFRALATQQIPPIGPPRKRVKQS; translated from the exons ACTTGCGGTGAGCGACTGTGCGCCTCAAACGTCGCGGGTCAGCTCAAACTTGCACAGCAGCAGTAGTATGGCAGTAAGCCGTGTACCAAGCCCTCCACCACCGGAAGTGAACACCCCCGTGGCCGAAAATTGGTGTTACACGCAG GTGAAGGTGGTTAAGTTCAGCTACATGTGGACGATAAATAACTTCAGCTTTTGCCGGGAGGAAATGGGAGAAGTACTAAAGTCGTCCACCTTCTCAGCAGGGGccaacgataaattaaaatg GTGCCTAAGAGTGAATCCTAAGGGTCTGGATGAGGAGAGCAAAGACTATCTGTCGCTATATCTCCTTCTCGTTTCGTGCAACAAATCCGAAGTCAGAGCaaagttcaaattttctattcttaatGCCAAAAGAGAAGAAACCAAAGCAATGG AGAGCCAACGTGCTTATAGGTTCGTCCAAGGTAAAGATTGGGGTTTTAAGAAGTTCATTAGGAGAGACTTCTTGTTGGATGAGGCCAATGGACTCTTGCCCGACGATAAACTCACGATATTCTGTGAGGTATATACCTTT GTCAGCGTAGTGGCAGATAGCGTGAATATTTCCGGACAAAGTAATACTATACAATTCAAAGTTCCAGAATGTCGATTACCCGATGATCTAGgacttttattcgaaaaccAAAAATTCAGCGATGTCACGTTGACGGTATGCGGGAGAGAGTTTCAAGCGCACAAAGCTATTCTCGCgg CACGAAGTCCTGTTTTCTCGGCGATGTTCGAGCACGAGATGGAGGAAAGGAAACAAAATCGCGTGGACATCACCGACGTAGACCACGAAGTGTTACGAGAAATGTTACGATTCATATATACGGGAAAGGCAGCAAATTTGGAAAAGATGGCGGACGATTTACTAGCCGCGGCGGACAAATACGCATTAGAAAGGTTGAAAGTTATGTGCGAGGAAGCGTTATGCACAAGTTTAGCAATCGAGAACGCAGCTGACATTCTTATTCTTGCTGATCTTCATAGTGCTGATCAACTTAAGGCACAAGCCATAGATTTTATTAACac ACATGCGACAGACGTAATGGACACAGCAGGTTTTAAATCGATGGTGAACTCTCATCCGCACCTGATAGCGGAAGCGTTTCGGGCATTAGCCACTCAACAAATTCCACCGATCGGACCGCCCAGGAAGCGGGTGAAACAAAGCTGA
- the LOC411827 gene encoding speckle-type POZ protein isoform X2, which translates to MCPVGFSVGDKAFFPDLDTLLATPTGPGLSHVRMALARLAVSDCAPQTSRVSSNLHSSSSMAVSRVPSPPPPEVNTPVAENWCYTQVLCAQVKVVKFSYMWTINNFSFCREEMGEVLKSSTFSAGANDKLKWCLRVNPKGLDEESKDYLSLYLLLVSCNKSEVRAKFKFSILNAKREETKAMESQRAYRFVQGKDWGFKKFIRRDFLLDEANGLLPDDKLTIFCEVSVVADSVNISGQSNTIQFKVPECRLPDDLGLLFENQKFSDVTLTVCGREFQAHKAILAARSPVFSAMFEHEMEERKQNRVDITDVDHEVLREMLRFIYTGKAANLEKMADDLLAAADKYALERLKVMCEEALCTSLAIENAADILILADLHSADQLKAQAIDFINTHATDVMDTAGFKSMVNSHPHLIAEAFRALATQQIPPIGPPRKRVKQS; encoded by the exons ACTTGCGGTGAGCGACTGTGCGCCTCAAACGTCGCGGGTCAGCTCAAACTTGCACAGCAGCAGTAGTATGGCAGTAAGCCGTGTACCAAGCCCTCCACCACCGGAAGTGAACACCCCCGTGGCCGAAAATTGGTGTTACACGCAG GTCTTATGTGCACAGGTGAAGGTGGTTAAGTTCAGCTACATGTGGACGATAAATAACTTCAGCTTTTGCCGGGAGGAAATGGGAGAAGTACTAAAGTCGTCCACCTTCTCAGCAGGGGccaacgataaattaaaatg GTGCCTAAGAGTGAATCCTAAGGGTCTGGATGAGGAGAGCAAAGACTATCTGTCGCTATATCTCCTTCTCGTTTCGTGCAACAAATCCGAAGTCAGAGCaaagttcaaattttctattcttaatGCCAAAAGAGAAGAAACCAAAGCAATGG AGAGCCAACGTGCTTATAGGTTCGTCCAAGGTAAAGATTGGGGTTTTAAGAAGTTCATTAGGAGAGACTTCTTGTTGGATGAGGCCAATGGACTCTTGCCCGACGATAAACTCACGATATTCTGTGAG GTCAGCGTAGTGGCAGATAGCGTGAATATTTCCGGACAAAGTAATACTATACAATTCAAAGTTCCAGAATGTCGATTACCCGATGATCTAGgacttttattcgaaaaccAAAAATTCAGCGATGTCACGTTGACGGTATGCGGGAGAGAGTTTCAAGCGCACAAAGCTATTCTCGCgg CACGAAGTCCTGTTTTCTCGGCGATGTTCGAGCACGAGATGGAGGAAAGGAAACAAAATCGCGTGGACATCACCGACGTAGACCACGAAGTGTTACGAGAAATGTTACGATTCATATATACGGGAAAGGCAGCAAATTTGGAAAAGATGGCGGACGATTTACTAGCCGCGGCGGACAAATACGCATTAGAAAGGTTGAAAGTTATGTGCGAGGAAGCGTTATGCACAAGTTTAGCAATCGAGAACGCAGCTGACATTCTTATTCTTGCTGATCTTCATAGTGCTGATCAACTTAAGGCACAAGCCATAGATTTTATTAACac ACATGCGACAGACGTAATGGACACAGCAGGTTTTAAATCGATGGTGAACTCTCATCCGCACCTGATAGCGGAAGCGTTTCGGGCATTAGCCACTCAACAAATTCCACCGATCGGACCGCCCAGGAAGCGGGTGAAACAAAGCTGA
- the LOC411827 gene encoding speckle-type POZ protein isoform X1 — MCPVGFSVGDKAFFPDLDTLLATPTGPGLSHVRMALARLAVSDCAPQTSRVSSNLHSSSSMAVSRVPSPPPPEVNTPVAENWCYTQVLCAQVKVVKFSYMWTINNFSFCREEMGEVLKSSTFSAGANDKLKWCLRVNPKGLDEESKDYLSLYLLLVSCNKSEVRAKFKFSILNAKREETKAMESQRAYRFVQGKDWGFKKFIRRDFLLDEANGLLPDDKLTIFCEVYTFVSVVADSVNISGQSNTIQFKVPECRLPDDLGLLFENQKFSDVTLTVCGREFQAHKAILAARSPVFSAMFEHEMEERKQNRVDITDVDHEVLREMLRFIYTGKAANLEKMADDLLAAADKYALERLKVMCEEALCTSLAIENAADILILADLHSADQLKAQAIDFINTHATDVMDTAGFKSMVNSHPHLIAEAFRALATQQIPPIGPPRKRVKQS; from the exons ACTTGCGGTGAGCGACTGTGCGCCTCAAACGTCGCGGGTCAGCTCAAACTTGCACAGCAGCAGTAGTATGGCAGTAAGCCGTGTACCAAGCCCTCCACCACCGGAAGTGAACACCCCCGTGGCCGAAAATTGGTGTTACACGCAG GTCTTATGTGCACAGGTGAAGGTGGTTAAGTTCAGCTACATGTGGACGATAAATAACTTCAGCTTTTGCCGGGAGGAAATGGGAGAAGTACTAAAGTCGTCCACCTTCTCAGCAGGGGccaacgataaattaaaatg GTGCCTAAGAGTGAATCCTAAGGGTCTGGATGAGGAGAGCAAAGACTATCTGTCGCTATATCTCCTTCTCGTTTCGTGCAACAAATCCGAAGTCAGAGCaaagttcaaattttctattcttaatGCCAAAAGAGAAGAAACCAAAGCAATGG AGAGCCAACGTGCTTATAGGTTCGTCCAAGGTAAAGATTGGGGTTTTAAGAAGTTCATTAGGAGAGACTTCTTGTTGGATGAGGCCAATGGACTCTTGCCCGACGATAAACTCACGATATTCTGTGAGGTATATACCTTT GTCAGCGTAGTGGCAGATAGCGTGAATATTTCCGGACAAAGTAATACTATACAATTCAAAGTTCCAGAATGTCGATTACCCGATGATCTAGgacttttattcgaaaaccAAAAATTCAGCGATGTCACGTTGACGGTATGCGGGAGAGAGTTTCAAGCGCACAAAGCTATTCTCGCgg CACGAAGTCCTGTTTTCTCGGCGATGTTCGAGCACGAGATGGAGGAAAGGAAACAAAATCGCGTGGACATCACCGACGTAGACCACGAAGTGTTACGAGAAATGTTACGATTCATATATACGGGAAAGGCAGCAAATTTGGAAAAGATGGCGGACGATTTACTAGCCGCGGCGGACAAATACGCATTAGAAAGGTTGAAAGTTATGTGCGAGGAAGCGTTATGCACAAGTTTAGCAATCGAGAACGCAGCTGACATTCTTATTCTTGCTGATCTTCATAGTGCTGATCAACTTAAGGCACAAGCCATAGATTTTATTAACac ACATGCGACAGACGTAATGGACACAGCAGGTTTTAAATCGATGGTGAACTCTCATCCGCACCTGATAGCGGAAGCGTTTCGGGCATTAGCCACTCAACAAATTCCACCGATCGGACCGCCCAGGAAGCGGGTGAAACAAAGCTGA
- the LOC102654708 gene encoding transcription initiation protein SPT3 homolog isoform X1 encodes MTEPSFSKPTNDSPFFRNEPVNYTTEIRQMMHGFGDSSEPLIESAKIVEEVVLQQMRTIIKKACEVSERRGNSKKNTCVSAEDLIFLLRKNKVKLQRLIKYLDLKQFKASIHKTIDSDLPEDILENENLNGSKNKGPLYSFLNEINNTGELLEDASTIDEVKQQRCVRAEIMTRSMDEARYLKFSKARNASFANKNRHKFSDWIASESDVTISKQAYTILGYLAYETVAQIVDFALLVRQDQNKIFGDAIDRLRLSYVNPYTYKPYYHGKQVAVTKPITPAEIIEALRRYWSPQLDMTGPFNRWSMKKSHLKLLSC; translated from the exons atgaccGAACCATCATTTAGTAAACCAACAAATGATTCAccattttttcgaaacgaacctGTAAATTATACGACcg aaattcgtCAAATGATGCATGGATTTGGAGATAGTAGTGAACCACTAATTGAATCTGCGAAAATTGTAGAAGAAGTTGTTTTGCAACAAATGAgaacaataataaagaaagcTTGCGAAGTTTCTGAAAGACgaggaaattcgaaaaaaaatacttgtgTTTCCGCAGaagatctaatttttttattacgtaaaAACAAAGTAAAATTGCAGcgacttataaaatatttag atttaaaacaatttaaagctTCTATACACAAAACTATAGATAGTGATTTACCTGaagatattttggaaaatgaaaatttaaatggatCCAAAAATAAAGGACCACTTTATAGTtttcttaatgaaattaacaaCACTGGTGAACTTCTTGAAGATGCATCTACTATAGATGAAGTTAAACAACAAAGATGTGTTCGTGCTGAAATTATGACAAGATCTATGGATGAAgctagatatttaaaatttagtaaagCACGTAATGCatcatttgcaaataaaaatcgacACAAATTTAGTGATTGGATAGCATCAGAAA gtGATGTAACAATATCAAAACAAGCATATACAATTTTGGGTTATTTAGCATATGAAACAGTAGCACAAATTGTAGATTTTGCATTATTAGTAAGAcaagatcaaaataaaatatttggagaTGCAATAGATCGACTAAGACTTAGTTATGTTAATCCTTATACTTATAAACCATATTATCATGGGAAG cAGGTAGCTGTAACAAAACCAATAACACCTGCTGAAATAATTGAAGCTCTCAGACGATATTGGTCTCCTCAGTTGGATATGACTGGTCCATTTAATCGTTGGTCTATGAAAAAATCACATTTAAAACTTCTATCAtgttaa
- the LOC411827 gene encoding speckle-type POZ protein isoform X4 translates to MCPVGFSVGDKAFFPDLDTLLATPTGPGLSHVRMALARLAVSDCAPQTSRVSSNLHSSSSMAVSRVPSPPPPEVNTPVAENWCYTQVKVVKFSYMWTINNFSFCREEMGEVLKSSTFSAGANDKLKWCLRVNPKGLDEESKDYLSLYLLLVSCNKSEVRAKFKFSILNAKREETKAMESQRAYRFVQGKDWGFKKFIRRDFLLDEANGLLPDDKLTIFCEVSVVADSVNISGQSNTIQFKVPECRLPDDLGLLFENQKFSDVTLTVCGREFQAHKAILAARSPVFSAMFEHEMEERKQNRVDITDVDHEVLREMLRFIYTGKAANLEKMADDLLAAADKYALERLKVMCEEALCTSLAIENAADILILADLHSADQLKAQAIDFINTHATDVMDTAGFKSMVNSHPHLIAEAFRALATQQIPPIGPPRKRVKQS, encoded by the exons ACTTGCGGTGAGCGACTGTGCGCCTCAAACGTCGCGGGTCAGCTCAAACTTGCACAGCAGCAGTAGTATGGCAGTAAGCCGTGTACCAAGCCCTCCACCACCGGAAGTGAACACCCCCGTGGCCGAAAATTGGTGTTACACGCAG GTGAAGGTGGTTAAGTTCAGCTACATGTGGACGATAAATAACTTCAGCTTTTGCCGGGAGGAAATGGGAGAAGTACTAAAGTCGTCCACCTTCTCAGCAGGGGccaacgataaattaaaatg GTGCCTAAGAGTGAATCCTAAGGGTCTGGATGAGGAGAGCAAAGACTATCTGTCGCTATATCTCCTTCTCGTTTCGTGCAACAAATCCGAAGTCAGAGCaaagttcaaattttctattcttaatGCCAAAAGAGAAGAAACCAAAGCAATGG AGAGCCAACGTGCTTATAGGTTCGTCCAAGGTAAAGATTGGGGTTTTAAGAAGTTCATTAGGAGAGACTTCTTGTTGGATGAGGCCAATGGACTCTTGCCCGACGATAAACTCACGATATTCTGTGAG GTCAGCGTAGTGGCAGATAGCGTGAATATTTCCGGACAAAGTAATACTATACAATTCAAAGTTCCAGAATGTCGATTACCCGATGATCTAGgacttttattcgaaaaccAAAAATTCAGCGATGTCACGTTGACGGTATGCGGGAGAGAGTTTCAAGCGCACAAAGCTATTCTCGCgg CACGAAGTCCTGTTTTCTCGGCGATGTTCGAGCACGAGATGGAGGAAAGGAAACAAAATCGCGTGGACATCACCGACGTAGACCACGAAGTGTTACGAGAAATGTTACGATTCATATATACGGGAAAGGCAGCAAATTTGGAAAAGATGGCGGACGATTTACTAGCCGCGGCGGACAAATACGCATTAGAAAGGTTGAAAGTTATGTGCGAGGAAGCGTTATGCACAAGTTTAGCAATCGAGAACGCAGCTGACATTCTTATTCTTGCTGATCTTCATAGTGCTGATCAACTTAAGGCACAAGCCATAGATTTTATTAACac ACATGCGACAGACGTAATGGACACAGCAGGTTTTAAATCGATGGTGAACTCTCATCCGCACCTGATAGCGGAAGCGTTTCGGGCATTAGCCACTCAACAAATTCCACCGATCGGACCGCCCAGGAAGCGGGTGAAACAAAGCTGA
- the LOC411827 gene encoding protein roadkill isoform X7 encodes MSSIPEGCMDYQVQVKVVKFSYMWTINNFSFCREEMGEVLKSSTFSAGANDKLKWCLRVNPKGLDEESKDYLSLYLLLVSCNKSEVRAKFKFSILNAKREETKAMESQRAYRFVQGKDWGFKKFIRRDFLLDEANGLLPDDKLTIFCEVYTFVSVVADSVNISGQSNTIQFKVPECRLPDDLGLLFENQKFSDVTLTVCGREFQAHKAILAARSPVFSAMFEHEMEERKQNRVDITDVDHEVLREMLRFIYTGKAANLEKMADDLLAAADKYALERLKVMCEEALCTSLAIENAADILILADLHSADQLKAQAIDFINTHATDVMDTAGFKSMVNSHPHLIAEAFRALATQQIPPIGPPRKRVKQS; translated from the exons atgtcTTCAATACCTGAAGGTTGCATGGATTATCAGGTTCAA GTGAAGGTGGTTAAGTTCAGCTACATGTGGACGATAAATAACTTCAGCTTTTGCCGGGAGGAAATGGGAGAAGTACTAAAGTCGTCCACCTTCTCAGCAGGGGccaacgataaattaaaatg GTGCCTAAGAGTGAATCCTAAGGGTCTGGATGAGGAGAGCAAAGACTATCTGTCGCTATATCTCCTTCTCGTTTCGTGCAACAAATCCGAAGTCAGAGCaaagttcaaattttctattcttaatGCCAAAAGAGAAGAAACCAAAGCAATGG AGAGCCAACGTGCTTATAGGTTCGTCCAAGGTAAAGATTGGGGTTTTAAGAAGTTCATTAGGAGAGACTTCTTGTTGGATGAGGCCAATGGACTCTTGCCCGACGATAAACTCACGATATTCTGTGAGGTATATACCTTT GTCAGCGTAGTGGCAGATAGCGTGAATATTTCCGGACAAAGTAATACTATACAATTCAAAGTTCCAGAATGTCGATTACCCGATGATCTAGgacttttattcgaaaaccAAAAATTCAGCGATGTCACGTTGACGGTATGCGGGAGAGAGTTTCAAGCGCACAAAGCTATTCTCGCgg CACGAAGTCCTGTTTTCTCGGCGATGTTCGAGCACGAGATGGAGGAAAGGAAACAAAATCGCGTGGACATCACCGACGTAGACCACGAAGTGTTACGAGAAATGTTACGATTCATATATACGGGAAAGGCAGCAAATTTGGAAAAGATGGCGGACGATTTACTAGCCGCGGCGGACAAATACGCATTAGAAAGGTTGAAAGTTATGTGCGAGGAAGCGTTATGCACAAGTTTAGCAATCGAGAACGCAGCTGACATTCTTATTCTTGCTGATCTTCATAGTGCTGATCAACTTAAGGCACAAGCCATAGATTTTATTAACac ACATGCGACAGACGTAATGGACACAGCAGGTTTTAAATCGATGGTGAACTCTCATCCGCACCTGATAGCGGAAGCGTTTCGGGCATTAGCCACTCAACAAATTCCACCGATCGGACCGCCCAGGAAGCGGGTGAAACAAAGCTGA
- the LOC552553 gene encoding huntingtin-interacting protein K, whose product MADNDVNGDSDEVQQEKSQKKTAKYDSGAADLEKVTDYAEEKEISSSDGFSCALSIIGDRRNKEAAEKKAREKELLKVPIKKEDVDLIMREMEINRNVAEQTLREHRGNVVEALITLTN is encoded by the exons atggcGGATAACGATGTAAATGGTGATTCTGATGAAGTACAACAAGAGAAATCACAGAAAAAAACAGCAAAATATGATAGTGGTGCAGCAGATTTAGAAAAAGTTACAGATTATgcagaggaaaaagaaatatcctcATCTGATGGATTTTCTTGC GCATTAAGTATAATCGGAGATCGACGAAATAAAGAAGCTGCGGAGAAAAAGGCAAGAGAAAAGGAATTGTTAAAAGTtcctattaaaaaagaagatgttGATCTTATt atgagagaaatggaaataaatcgaaatgtaGCAGAACAAACACTCAGAGAACATAGGGGAAATGTTGTAGAAGCATTAATTACTTTAACAAATTGA
- the LOC411827 gene encoding protein roadkill isoform X5 has translation MAVSRVPSPPPPEVNTPVAENWCYTQVLCAQVKVVKFSYMWTINNFSFCREEMGEVLKSSTFSAGANDKLKWCLRVNPKGLDEESKDYLSLYLLLVSCNKSEVRAKFKFSILNAKREETKAMESQRAYRFVQGKDWGFKKFIRRDFLLDEANGLLPDDKLTIFCEVYTFVSVVADSVNISGQSNTIQFKVPECRLPDDLGLLFENQKFSDVTLTVCGREFQAHKAILAARSPVFSAMFEHEMEERKQNRVDITDVDHEVLREMLRFIYTGKAANLEKMADDLLAAADKYALERLKVMCEEALCTSLAIENAADILILADLHSADQLKAQAIDFINTHATDVMDTAGFKSMVNSHPHLIAEAFRALATQQIPPIGPPRKRVKQS, from the exons ATGGCAGTAAGCCGTGTACCAAGCCCTCCACCACCGGAAGTGAACACCCCCGTGGCCGAAAATTGGTGTTACACGCAG GTCTTATGTGCACAGGTGAAGGTGGTTAAGTTCAGCTACATGTGGACGATAAATAACTTCAGCTTTTGCCGGGAGGAAATGGGAGAAGTACTAAAGTCGTCCACCTTCTCAGCAGGGGccaacgataaattaaaatg GTGCCTAAGAGTGAATCCTAAGGGTCTGGATGAGGAGAGCAAAGACTATCTGTCGCTATATCTCCTTCTCGTTTCGTGCAACAAATCCGAAGTCAGAGCaaagttcaaattttctattcttaatGCCAAAAGAGAAGAAACCAAAGCAATGG AGAGCCAACGTGCTTATAGGTTCGTCCAAGGTAAAGATTGGGGTTTTAAGAAGTTCATTAGGAGAGACTTCTTGTTGGATGAGGCCAATGGACTCTTGCCCGACGATAAACTCACGATATTCTGTGAGGTATATACCTTT GTCAGCGTAGTGGCAGATAGCGTGAATATTTCCGGACAAAGTAATACTATACAATTCAAAGTTCCAGAATGTCGATTACCCGATGATCTAGgacttttattcgaaaaccAAAAATTCAGCGATGTCACGTTGACGGTATGCGGGAGAGAGTTTCAAGCGCACAAAGCTATTCTCGCgg CACGAAGTCCTGTTTTCTCGGCGATGTTCGAGCACGAGATGGAGGAAAGGAAACAAAATCGCGTGGACATCACCGACGTAGACCACGAAGTGTTACGAGAAATGTTACGATTCATATATACGGGAAAGGCAGCAAATTTGGAAAAGATGGCGGACGATTTACTAGCCGCGGCGGACAAATACGCATTAGAAAGGTTGAAAGTTATGTGCGAGGAAGCGTTATGCACAAGTTTAGCAATCGAGAACGCAGCTGACATTCTTATTCTTGCTGATCTTCATAGTGCTGATCAACTTAAGGCACAAGCCATAGATTTTATTAACac ACATGCGACAGACGTAATGGACACAGCAGGTTTTAAATCGATGGTGAACTCTCATCCGCACCTGATAGCGGAAGCGTTTCGGGCATTAGCCACTCAACAAATTCCACCGATCGGACCGCCCAGGAAGCGGGTGAAACAAAGCTGA